The Thermosynechococcus sp. HN-54 DNA segment GGGTGCCCGCCTTTATCGCATTTTTTTCGTCCTAGTGAGTCTGCCCTTAGCGACAATCTTGATTCTCTACTTTTTGGCCCACCGCTACGACGGCGTGCAACTGTGGCAACTCCAAGGAGTACCGGGGATGGGTGCGCTCGTGTGGGGGCTATCGGCGATCTCGTTTCTCTTTCTTTATCCGGCCACATTTAACTTGCTAGAGATTGCCGCTGTGCAAAAGCCAGACGTGCACCTCTACGAAACGGGGATGATTCGCATTACCCGCCACCCGCAGTTATGGGGGCAGGTGATCTGGTGTGTGGCGCATACCCTGTGGTTGGGCACGTCCTTTACACTGCTGACCTCCCTTGGTCTGATTGCCCATCACTGCTTTGGGGTTTGGCATGGCGATCGCCGCTGGTACGCACGGCATGGAGAAGCGTTTACTGCTCTGAAAGCCCGCACTTCAATCATTCCCTTCAAAGCCATTTTGCAGGGCAAGCAACAACTGGTGTGGCAAGAATTTTTGCGCTCCGCCTATGGGGGAGTGGCAATCTTTGTCGCCTTATTGTGGTGGCTACATCCTTACTTTTATCGTATCACGCCGCAAATTTTGCCCTTTTAGCGTCTCCACTGGAAATTGCGCATAATTGAGTTAGAGCTATCCCGCTTCAGGCAAATTTTTTCCACCAGTGTCCTCCCTCTCCCCCCTTTTTGCTGCTGAATCTCGCCTCACTCGTCTTTTCAATCAATTGCAACCGCCCCCAGAAACGGTCGTGCTAGTTTTGGCGGTGCTTATTGGTGGCAGTGCTGGCCTCAGTGTGCTGCTGTTTCGTTATCTGATTGAAACGATTCATCACATTGCCCTTGAAGACTTGATGGGGCTGATGGGTCAATTGGGCGCTTGGACATTGGCCTGTGTTCCTGCCCTAGGGGGCTTGCTGGTGGGGATCATCCGCTGGTTTGTGCAAGACTTTAGTCCCAACCTGATGTCATTGATGGGTGCTGTAGAAGCGGGCAAGGAAATTCCCTTCATTCGCCCCATTGCCAAAACCCTTGCGGCGGCGATTTCCCTTGGTACAGGTGCGTCCCTTGGTCCAGAAGGCCCCAGTGTGGAAGTGGGCGCCAACATCGGCATTCTCCTTGGTCAAGCACTGAAGGTTTCCCGAGAACGGCAAAAGTTACTCCTCGGTGCAGGGGCAGCGGCAGGTTTAGCAGCAGGCTTCAATGCCCCGATCGCTGGTGTGTTCTTTGCCCTAGAGGTGGTCTTGGGAACCACATTTGAAACAACGGCTGTGAGTGTGGTGCTTTTGGCCGCTGTGATTTCTGCCCTGATTACCCAAATTGGTTTGGGATCACAACCCGCCTTTGATCTGCCGGCCTATGAAGTACGCAGTTCCCTTGAGTTGCCCTTGTATTTGGGCTTGGGACTATTGGCCTACGGCGTTGCCATTGCTTATACTCAGTTACTTCAGTGGCTCCCCCAAGCTTTTCAGGGGAAGATTCCGCCCATGCAGTTTTTAGGTCGTATTCCCCTACTGCTGCGTCCCTTGGTGGGTGGCCTCTGCGTTGGCCTTGTTGCTCTGTATTTGCCACAAGTGCTGGGAATTGGCTATGAAACGGTGGAAGCGATTCTCAGAGATGTGAATTTTTCCCTTGGTTTGCTGTTGATATTGTTACTCGCCAAGATGGTCTTAACAGCAATGAGTCTAGGCAGTGGTCTGGTGGGGGGCATCTTTGCACCGGCACTCTTTTTGGGAGCCTCCCTTGGTGCCGCCTATGGTAAAGTGTTGCCCATCCTGCTACCGATGTTTGCCAACAGTATTGCTGCTCCTGCCGCCTACGCAACCGTGGGAATGGCTGCCGTCCTTGCCGCTAGCGTCAATGCCCCCTTAACCGCCATTTTGCTGCTCTTTGAAATGACGCGGGACTATCGCATTATTTTGCCTTTGATGGCAGCGGTGGGCTTGAGTGTCTGGCTGGTGAATAGTTTGAGTGTTCAAAAACGGGGCGAGCTGCCCGCATTGGCACCCAGCGCTCAGACCCACAAGGAGGAGCAGGAGGAAAGTCCCCCCAATCTTTCTGTGGCCGAAGCCATGCAATTGGAGGTGCTGTTGCTTAGCGAAGCAACGCCTGTGGTCGAAGCTGGCTTGCAACTGATTGAAAAAAAAGCCTACTGTGCCTTTGTGACTGATAGTCAGCAGGACTTGATGGGGTTGGTCACCCTTGGGGATATTAATCGGGTGCTGACCCGTTGGGAAGCGGATCAGGAAACAAGCGCCTATCAAACGCAAACGGTGGGGAGTGTCTGTACGCGAGACTTGTTACTGGCCTAT contains these protein-coding regions:
- a CDS encoding NnrU family protein translates to MVGLLLLFAIAHSGLASLRPWAEKRVGARLYRIFFVLVSLPLATILILYFLAHRYDGVQLWQLQGVPGMGALVWGLSAISFLFLYPATFNLLEIAAVQKPDVHLYETGMIRITRHPQLWGQVIWCVAHTLWLGTSFTLLTSLGLIAHHCFGVWHGDRRWYARHGEAFTALKARTSIIPFKAILQGKQQLVWQEFLRSAYGGVAIFVALLWWLHPYFYRITPQILPF
- a CDS encoding chloride channel protein, with product MSSLSPLFAAESRLTRLFNQLQPPPETVVLVLAVLIGGSAGLSVLLFRYLIETIHHIALEDLMGLMGQLGAWTLACVPALGGLLVGIIRWFVQDFSPNLMSLMGAVEAGKEIPFIRPIAKTLAAAISLGTGASLGPEGPSVEVGANIGILLGQALKVSRERQKLLLGAGAAAGLAAGFNAPIAGVFFALEVVLGTTFETTAVSVVLLAAVISALITQIGLGSQPAFDLPAYEVRSSLELPLYLGLGLLAYGVAIAYTQLLQWLPQAFQGKIPPMQFLGRIPLLLRPLVGGLCVGLVALYLPQVLGIGYETVEAILRDVNFSLGLLLILLLAKMVLTAMSLGSGLVGGIFAPALFLGASLGAAYGKVLPILLPMFANSIAAPAAYATVGMAAVLAASVNAPLTAILLLFEMTRDYRIILPLMAAVGLSVWLVNSLSVQKRGELPALAPSAQTHKEEQEESPPNLSVAEAMQLEVLLLSEATPVVEAGLQLIEKKAYCAFVTDSQQDLMGLVTLGDINRVLTRWEADQETSAYQTQTVGSVCTRDLLLAYGDEPLKDALDRMAARDLRQLPVVDRHNPQRVLGLLTRENIRLAYSLDQTRRKLLPYLERAMLSLPLEPEPAPSDLVETSH